The Synechococcus sp. HK05 region TCCCCCTACGGCTCACCGCCGGTGATGACCTCCGCCTCTGCTTAGAGGAGGTCATTACTGCCGCTGCTTTACCAGGCGCATTTGTGGTGAGTGGTATCGGCTCGTTGACCGTGGCGATGTTGCGCTACGCCGGCACTGAACAGATCAAACAGATCGAGGCAGATCTAGAGCTGCTCAGCCTGGCCGGTTCGATCAGTGACGATAGCGCCCATCTGCACGCCGTTGTTGCAGATGCCCAGGGCCGGGTGATGGGCGGGCACCTTTGCCACGGTTCATTGGTGCGCACCACCGCGGAACTCCTGCTCGCTGTGGTACCAGCAGAGCAACGCCTCCGCCGAAGCCATGACGCCGCCACCGGGTACGACGAACTGGTGATCGGCCGAACCGCCTCATCGGGGAACCCGGTGTTCAATCAAAAGCCCCCGAGCAACGCCGGGGAGACATGGGTCAATCACGTCGAATGAAGAGCTTGGTCTCGATCGAAGCTGTTGCTGTTGGCGGCTAGGGCCAAAAGCTCCAGATTTGTGCGCTTAGCCGCCTGGGAGGCCTGGTTCACCAA contains the following coding sequences:
- a CDS encoding PPC domain-containing DNA-binding protein, translating into MPMLPLRLTAGDDLRLCLEEVITAAALPGAFVVSGIGSLTVAMLRYAGTEQIKQIEADLELLSLAGSISDDSAHLHAVVADAQGRVMGGHLCHGSLVRTTAELLLAVVPAEQRLRRSHDAATGYDELVIGRTASSGNPVFNQKPPSNAGETWVNHVE